Below is a window of Arabidopsis thaliana chromosome 2, partial sequence DNA.
GGTCGCATAGCAAGTGCCCGTCAGGTGTTCGACGGAATGCCTGAGCTAGATACTGTGGCGTGGAACACCATGTTGACGAGCTATTCTCGTTTGGGTTTACATCAGGAAGCTATAGCTCTGTTCACCCAGTTGAGATTCTCCGACGCTAAGCCTGATGATTATTCGTTTACAGCAATCTTGAGCACTTGTGCGAGTCTAGGGAATGTTAAATTCGGAAGAAAGATTCAGTCTTTAGTTATTCGGTCTGGGTTTTGTGCTTCTTTGCCGGTTAATAATTCGCTTATTGACATGTATGGTAAGTGCTCTGATACTCTTAGCGCAAACAAAGTGTTTCGAGATATGTGCTGTGATAGTAGAAATGAAGTAACTTGGTGCTCACTTTTGTTTGCCTACATGAATGCTGAACAGTTTGAAGCTGCActtgatgtttttgttgaaatgcCGAAAAGGGTGGCATTTGCTTGGAATATAATGATCTCAGGGCATGCTCACTGTGGAAAGCTTGAATCTTGTTTAAGTTTATTCAAAGAGATGCTGGAAAGTGAGTTCAAACCGGATTGTTATACGTTTAGTTCTTTGATGAATGCTTGTTCTGCTGATTCATCAAACGTGGTTTATGGACGGATGGTACATGCTGTTATGTTGAAGAATGGATGGTCTTCTGCGGTTGAGGCAAAAAATTCTGTGTTAAGTTTCTACACGAAATTAGGCAGCAGAGATGATGCCATGAGAGAGCTTGAGTCTATTGAAGTTCTGACGCAGGTATCCTGGAATTCTATTATTGACGCGTGTATGAAAAttggagaaacagagaaagctcTTGAGGTGTTTCATCTAGCCCCTGAGAAAAATATCGTTACTTGGACTACTATGATTACAGGATATGGTAGGAATGGAGATGGTGAGCAAGCACTGAGATTTTTTGTCGAAATGATGAAATCTGGAGTGGATTCAGATCATTTTGCATATGGTGCAGTTCTTCATGCATGTTCAGGTTTAGCCCTTTTAGGACATGGAAAAATGATCCATGGTTGTCTGATTCATTGTGGGTTTCAAGGTTATGCTTATGTTGGTAACGCGTTGGTTAATTTGTATGCAAAGTGTGGAGATATTAAAGAGGCAGACCGTGCGTTTGGTGATATAGCTAACAAGGATTTGGTATCTTGGAACACAATGCTTTTTGCATTTGGTGTCCACGGGTTAGCAGATCAAGCTTTAAAGCTCTATGACAATATGATAGCATCAGGGATTAAACCAGACAATGTGACATTCATTGGATTGCTGACAACTTGCAGTCATTCAGGCCTTGTAGAGGAAGGTTGCATGATTTTCGAATCCATGGTTAAAGATTATAGAATCCCATTGGAAGTAGATCATGTAACATGTATGATAGATATGTTTGGAAGAGGTGGACATTTAGCAGAAGCAAAAGACTTGGCGACAACTTACAGTTCACTTGTCACCGACTCTAGTAATAATAGTTCATGGGAAACTCTTTTAGGTGCTTGTTCTACACATTGGCATACAGAATTAGGTAGAGAAGTTAGCAAAGTTCTAAAGATAGCAGAACCAAGTGAAGAGATGAGTTTTGTTCTGTTATCCAACTTGTACTGCTCGACTGGGCGGTGGAAGGAAGGCGAAGATGTGAGGAGAGAAATGGTCGAGCGAGGCATGAAAAAAACTCCGGGATGTAGCTGGATCGAAGTAGGAAACCAGGTTTCTACTTTTGTAGTCGGTGACTCTTCACACCCGCGCTTGGAGGAGCTTTCTGAAACTCTAAACTGCCTTCAACATGAAATGAGAAACCCAGAGACGTTTGGACCTTGATCATTTAGTGATATAGACAATGAAAAATATGAAGCAGATACCCAACAAACAACGTTCACACACATTCACTTTTGTATAATGTGTATTAGCTTAaaatcttttagtttttacttgGACACTGGTTCATGTTGTTTAGGTCAAAATAACTTGATACAGAAGTCTCATACTATAAAAAAGCCatgtacattttttttttgttgaaaagacaataataatccctttaatatatagaatcaaaagtttcttaagttttttttgtttatatagtcATGTTCAAATGCTCCATTTACACATAGTAAAAGAAGGTTTTGAATCTaagtttcatataattttccaTCTATTATTTTGAATGTCATTATGTTGATTCTGTTTGATAAACTCATTAGTGATtcctcttaatttttttgacaatgACTAGAAACATAGTAGAACGAaacatcaatatatatttctacttTCTAGTGTGAAAGGTCCACAAGAATTGAGAATCAAACTCAACAttattgacaaaagaaaataaatatagatttATACTATATTTGTGTGAAAAAAATTCGTGGTTTCAAACAAGCAGTGTGAGATCcaattagaaacaaataattacTCATCTCTGACCTACTAGTCAAAATTTAGATCGCATAAATTGGTACGAATTTGACTAGATCACATGGCCTCTTTAGATCGTACTATACTTTCTCATAATTATTTTCCATCATTATTCTCCAACTATTTATCTTCTTGCGTCAGAGTTACTCCATTATCTTTATCTCTGTGGTTGGAATTTATGTTCTACATATATTCGTAATTTGTAGCCATGCCATGGAATTTGTAGAGTTGATTGGTGATAAAATAATTCTAGAAGTTAAAGTTAGCATTAAAAGATGATGCTATAATCATTAGAAACGTTAAGAGATAGTAATGAGAGATGTAGTTCAAGAAAtttgaacaacaaaaacagacaAAGTATacataaactatataaattatttatgtatatgaagaagacaaagttATATGCGTATCTAGAGATGTAAAAAAGGACAAGAAGAGATGGAGTTTATGACTCCGAATCTGATGATGACTTCGATATGTTATATTCTGAAGCAGAGAAAGATTTCTATCTATAGAATACTAGACAGTGTCTATTTTTATCCTGATTTACCATAGACACATTTATATAACTCTCAAGTTTCTTAAGCAACAAAAgggaaaattttgaaaatacatAAGGCCATAAATTTACCACGTTTTCATATGTTTCCATGACTTCAGGGTTCAAGCTGGCTGATTATGATAACAAATTCCAGTCACCAATGCCACGATCGTCGCTGCAGCCACCACAAGCATGTGGTATTGATGATTTGGTGGTGGcagtacttttttttaatttttattgtgttCTTTGGATATACAATCATTTCATCAgtaacatatacaaaaaattgatTGTCAAGTTCTCTCTTCTCacattaaacattattttgtttaaaaatagaatatataCACGGTGTTATATCCTCTGAGGGTTATATTACGAGGgttgttttacattttcatggaaggttatttatatatttcatagtTCAAGGGTTACCTTGCAAAAGTTGGCTAATgtgttaatattgttttactCTAAGAGATAGTGTCGTACTCGGTACTCAAGTTTAGATTTGGTCACGACTCAGAATCTTTTTAAACTAGGTGCAGTAATTAATTACCATATTTATATAATCCTgacaaaatagtaaaaacGCACTACAACTAAAACGTAGCCAAAAGCTATCcatttcaacaaacaaaacaaacacacaattttcaatcttctctaaTATACGTATGCACATTAATATGtagataaattatttttaaaatatgaagatAACAATCCAATAAGAAGAAAGTAATCAAGAGTCTTTGCGGTCGTGGTTCTGGTCGTGCCAGCAAACTAACATGGCGATACAACGGCGAAGAATGTAAAACTTggctctttgtttcttcacgACATGGCTGCACTTTTGCCCAAAAGTCTTGCACGGCTCACACGTGCCATTCTCCTCCGGTGCCATTGATTTGTTTCTGCTCTTAGTGAGTCCgaccaaaatataaaaaagtgcaagaaatggaagagttttttttctagttaAAAGGCTTAAGAAATGGAAGAGTTCTTGTGAGCTTTATATTGTGTAGTAGAGGTGAAAGAGGGACAAAGATAGAGAGTTtagtatatactatatagtcGTCAAGTGGAGGGGGCAAAAGCATtatcaaaaacccaaaagtatgtttcttacaaattaaaacctaTATTGGACTATGAAACAAAACCgctacatatattttttgagtttattcTTCTTTAGTTAATTTTAGTTTGTGGATTGGTTTTAAAAGCCGTTAGGTTTAGAGGGAAAATACGTTTGaagttttttatattattcttaATTTGTAATTAGACAAtgttcaaaatatatatgtacgttGTAGATAAATCTTATTGTGTGTTGCTTTTGAATTTTCGAatacaacttaaaatttaattaaatctaTTTATCTTTTGATAACTAAAATCCCGAATTGTAATTTAGACTAATCTCTAGAACCTATGAAATGATGGTATTCTTATTTTAAGGTGTTCATAATGAGTTAATGACCAACCATGATCAAAGTCACAATGGCACTCGAACCCTAATCCTTTAATTATAAAGTAATAAATTCTTCGACTATTGGACGACACCATGAAACAAAAAGGCTTTtaagtaattttgtttttggtttaggtttcCAACAAAAGTCAATTTGACTCGAAATTTTTGGAGAGTTAAGTATTGTATGCTAtccctttttgttttattctagTAAGGATTAAACCAAAGAAGCttgaaccaaatcaaaatagaattatccattataataatttttgaagttggaaatgattatataaatattactCACTTGATATGTTGataataattgatatatatatatataaaatgttaaCATTAGTGCAAAAGCAAAACTGCATACTTAGTTTttaccacacaaaaaaaaaaactcatcacatatatgacaaacaaaaaaaagagaaaacaactCATCAAATAGTATATTTACTATGCAAAGCAAACCATATATGTATCACtctgaggaaaaaaaaatcaaacaactgACACTATTGAAAAAAGGAAGACTTACAGTGTTATGTTATGTCGcaagggaaaaaaacaaaacatggtGATTGGTGATCCACAGTCGATTAAAATTCAacatttattttggattttggtcgACCTCTAACATTGTATAAAATTCAATATTGAGCTATACTTATTAATGGTAAGGCATTGCCGCATTGGCATGCACCTGAACGTGAGTGGTTGTCCGTGTAAGCCGAGCCCCCACTTCtgaaatgtcttcttctttgcaatTTATTAGATTCGTACGACCCCTACCTTTTTACACGTTTTCCCTAGATTTTACCtatcaaatttcaattttaactTTAAGacttttgaaaaacatattatagtttaatttatatgtatctCTTGATTTGTTAGTATTAGAACAAACGCGGTGGATACTATGGAAGACAGTAGCTTCTAGGGTATATAGACATGGACCTTATAAGATTATCTTCTACACGTGTGGTTCCTGATTTTCCAAAGAATTATTCCGATAACGTAATACACATACACTTTGAGAGGCACAATGACGAGAAATATCATGGTTGGTCGATATATATCAACGCGTTCACACATGAAAATTGGTGGTAATTAAGTTTTGCTTATAACTAGTACTAGATGATAAGTAGTCCTTTGGAAAGGTCATATTTGATGGTTACATTGATTTACTAACCATGTGGCATGTATGGTTTGCTATTGCTTTGTGACATTTGAAACTTAATGCCGCCATACATAAGAATCTCTGATCCAGTTAAAAATATCGTTCCATATGCTAATAATCTCATAGTTTCAATTTTGAGAGTACAAGAAACAATAGCAAACCAAGCGAGTGTTATTTGGTGGTAGAGCTCAGTACTAGCCAATGCAGGTCGTCTAACCTTTGAAAACAATAGCAAATCATACATGGCTTAGTTTTTATTGTGTTCATAGAATGATATTATTGTGAATCAGTTGGCTTGGTCAGACTCTGTGAAGTgtaactttttgttgttgaacctgtaCACAAATGCAAATGAATAGCTAAACTACAAAGACCTTTTTCTAGTTGCCTTCAGAGAAATTTGATTACAAGAACTAAAACAGATATGCACAATTGCACAGAAAGCAGagataaacaaattatgaaaatgtGGTAATCCCTCTTTTTCCTTAACTACCACAATAAACAAAGTTTTAACGGCAAAACTCTTATCCAAGAAACACTATTCCtcataatatcaacaaaagtaTATTTTGTATACACATCATTATAATAGAAGAAACCAATATCTCCATGAGCTAGACAAGCAAATCAGCATAAGCATGAAGTCCATGGCTGTTCATGTTCTGCTTAAGCCTGTACAATGCCCGGCTCTCTAGCTGCCTTACCCTCTCCTTTGACAATCCGTAAATCTCTCCTATTTCCGATAACGATCTCTGTTTACCGCCATCAATCCCAAATCTCAGCTTGATGATCCTTCTCTCCTTTGGACTCAGTACATTGAGGAGATTCCGTACATGGTTCCTCATCAGCTGCTTCCCCACGCTCATTGTTGGTGTCTCAATCCCACTGTCTGGTGTTATTTCCTGTGGTATTAAACGGTTATTACCGGGTTTTGCTCAGTCAACAGAACATCTTCAAAGACAGTTACCTGAAAGGTGGTGTCTTGATCAGACCAAATGGGCTGTTGCATTGAAAGAGGTGTTCTTGTATTGTACAGCAGTTTATCCAGCTTCTCTGTTGAAACCCCAACGTGGCCAGCGAGTTCCTCTTTACTTGGTCGGTAATTCCCTTCCTGCACGCAAGTTTTTCTGGCTTCGGATACTTTGCCTAGTAGCATGTATACGTTCTCCTGTATCAACATGAGTAGATTTTAGCAATCCTTGCTTTAAAAGTAGATCCTTTAGTAGAGATAATGTCAGGTCTGATCAATTCTTTAACAAGTTTGTAGTTACCGGTAAACGGATTGTTCTGGAGTTTTGAAATATAGACTTTCTTATGGATTGTCGAATCCACCAGTAAGCGTAAGTAGCGAATCTGCATCCGGATTGCGGTTTGAATTTTTCTACACTTTTCATTAGCCCCATGCTTCCTTCCTACGAACCATTAGATAAGCATAAGAAGAAGCATCAAGAGAAATGGACATCAAGTTAGATCACTCTATCCCACACCAAAAAATACTGAAGAGCTCGAGATATTTTTACAAGAAACCTTTTGTGCCTACACAAAAACAATGGGTTCATTTGAAGCTAACCTGCAATAAGTCCTGAAAGTTGAGTCCACGATTCTGATATTGTTTAGCTATATGGACTACCAGACGTAGGTTTGCTGTAATCAACTTTTCCCGGCTGCTTCTCCCACGGTGGATATCAGATTTTAAGACAGGGGAACTTATCCCCATAGCTTCAGCCCACTCGCCTATTGTTGGTTCGCAGCCGTTTTGAGATTCAAGTTTAGTCTTTACCTTCTCCAACTTTAATAAATGCTGATAGATCAAAGATTATGGAAGTTAGCACCAGGGACAAGAAGGAAGTCCAAGGACACATGAATAAGGAAAGCATGAACCTGTATATGTGATATCagctcagcttcttctttagcaGTCAGAAGTTGTTTTGTCTCAGGTCCCCACAAGAAGAGCTGAAGCGCATCATCATTATCAGCCCCTTGTTTATACTTTTTCTTCGCACTAGTTTTCTGAGGAACATAACCCTCATCGTCCACATCGTTTGATTTTGGAGCCCGTCTGTTCTTTGCTCGTCTCTCTAGCTGCCGCTTCGATCTTACTATGTTTCCCTTTTCCGGTAAGGACATAGAAGAGCTAAAACCAAACATCCAGAAATACAAATCTTTTCACATTACAGCCCACAAGTAGCAGATTGATAAGATACACAAACAAGGTTAAAAAAAGCAACCTAGTGGAGAGAGAATCCTTGATGTTGTCAGATGGATTTGCTTCAGTGTCATCAACTAACAATGCAGCTTGTTTTGAAGCTGATAAAGCCTTCTGAGCTAGTGCAACCACATCACAAAGCTCTGCATCAGCTAAAGGAGACACAACTGCCGGCAATTTCGTTTCAGATGTTAAAGGAGATATTAATctgcaaacaaaagaaaggcTACATCATTCAGAAAACTCAAAAGGTTGTATGAAAACTGAAACTGGTGGGTTtaagagaggaagagacaTTACAAATTCCATAAACCAGTAGAGTGAAGAAGTTGCTGTTCaaatttctcatcttctcGAGATGAAACCAATTCATCAAACTGCCTCCTCTCCAGAGTCAACTAAAAATGCAAGGAACCCAATCGCATTAAACAAGAGGACTAGAAAGTTGACAACTTTATGATTGATTCAATCTCTTAGGACAATATTGCTGCTAATAAAACACACCTGGGATGTTCTATCGTCTCTTAACGCATGTGACAGAGGCCTAGACTCTTCCCGTGGCTCCTGTGAGAGAACCGACGCAGGAAAATGTCGAGATAGAGAATTGAGATGACGTGAGTTAACAACAGGAGTTGTTGTTTGATCATGAAGCATCACTACTACAGAAATACCAACAAacgaacaaaaacaaatcagaaaatgCTAACACAAACTCGTATACATACACTAATTTCAAATTGAAATCCATGAACTTCAAATTCCAGTAACTAACAGAGACAAATCCAGCAAAGACACAATATTTCTATATGAAGAGTAGCTGAATAAGAAGTAccagaggaaggagaagagtaGCTGCTCTTGAGATGAGTCTTTGTCTGAAacgaaggagatgaagaaaccaAGTTCCTCGTAGCTTCCATTTCACAGAATCACCAAAGAATAAaagactctgtttttgcttCCACGAATggctaaggaagaagaagaataagaacaTGAGGCTACTCTACAGAGCCATGACGAACAGATAAGGCGACACACACActcccaattttttttttgtaaaaattaaaacttgttTGTTGCCATGGAAGTCagattttgttctctctccctttttttttttcctacagAGTGGATCATGTTGGGCCTTATATTGGGCTTAAAAGCCCAAATTATCCAAAAGTTAATtcgaatcatcttcttctccctcctTTAGTAACCCTAAGATTCTCTCTGTGAATCCTTGTTCATCGTCACTGAAATTAGTTTACAAAATCGACGAATTCGGAGATGATTTTTCAGAATGTGTGCAGAAATGAGTCCAACTTCAACGCTATAGCTTCCGAATCGCGTTCCCAAACGCAGTTCGGTGTTTCGAAATCCTCCTCGAGCGGCGGCGGATGTATCTCCGCCAGGACTAAAGACCGTCACACGAAGGTTAACGGACGAAGCCGTCGAGTTACGATGCCGGCTCTCGCCGCCGCTAGGATTTTCCAGTTAACGCGTGAGCTCGGTCACAAAACTGAAGGAGAAACCATCGAATGGCTTCTTAGTCAAGCTGAACCGTCGATTATTGCCGCCACTGGCTACGGGACTAAGCTCATTTCGAATTGGGTTGATGTTGCGGCGGACGATTcctcgtcgtcgtcgtcgatGACGTCGccgcaaacgcaaacgcaaacgcCACAATCGCCGAGTTGTAGGTTGGATCTTTGTCAGCCAATCGGAATTCAGTATCCGGTGAATGGTTACAGTCATATGCCGTTCACAGCGATGCTTTTAGAGCCGATGACCACGACGGCGGAATCTGAGGTTGAGATcgcggaggaggaggaacgTAGACGCCGTCACCATTAGTAAAATTAGGCTTTTGATTTAGAGTGTTAAAAttaggattttaaaagtttaggAGGTAACAGATAAGGATAATTTAGTCAAATCATGTTGTTTAGTTTGGTAATGTTATTTTGCCACTAAACAACTAATAATATTGTTTGATAATcttattatttggttttggaaacaaattgattaaaaaataatgccatatgtttataatgtttatattgtttttctcactattgatttgtgattttttaGTAATGCTTGAAATCATTAAGCAACActatttaaataaacaaaaatttctcaTGAAATCCAAAGAATCATCATTTGTCATGCTCCTCCAATATagttatttctatttttggaaataagttataattaagaaaccaatcatttttctcacccattttttttttcatttgctAGAAATCTGGACCTCCTTCCATGATGACCCTTCTCAACTCTCTTCTTTCACGCAAGTCTCTCATTTTTCAACTTTCCAACTTTTGATCTCAACGTCAACATTTCAAGATTTTctaaaagagaacaaaaaaaatctacaacaaGCTCGTTAGCTTTCTTTTAATCCTTCATCTCCATTTTTCAAGAATATACTCATTGGTTTTCTCAAGACATGATAGAAAAACACAAGACATCTCTACGGATATTTCTATTGGTAGCTTCCAATGTATCTATTCTATTGTTAGGTCAGAGGGTTCAGATATTTCGATTCGGAAGGTTCTGATTTTAAGGCAAGACTTTTGATATAAGAACAATGAGAGTTAGGGTTGATGTTTGTTGGACACAACacatcttcttgttctttgtttttggcttGAGTTTTATGTCATTTGCACTATCTCTGGATGGAGATGATTACAGCAAAACAGGGAACCCAAAAGCTCTTGTTTCGGTTACAAACCTTATCTATACTCGACTTCAGAATCTAAAGACTGTTTTAAAGGCTGACGTTGATCGAGATTTAGGTTATTGCATCAAGAATTTGTAAGTCTTTTCAAAATCAGCTAATGTAGTCCCATGTTtgaattttacatttttctcaTATCGTTTGTTGATAATTCAGGAAGGGCGATTGGAATGAagcatttaattttgataaaaatctGGACTTCTTAAGCAATTGTGTCAAGAAAAATGATGgtaaacaacataaaaagggttatgtttttatattcaaatacTTGAACATTGAGATTTAATGGTCTTGTGATATGCAGGTGACCTCACACTTAGACTATGTTCAGCTGCGGAGATAAAGTTCTACTTTAGTAGTTTTGTTAGAAGAGATGAAGCAACAACGGTTCATGTAAAGCCTAACATCAACTGCAATTTAGCTAAATGGGTTTCCGGATGTGAGCCTGGATGGAGTTGCAATGcagatgatgaaaaaagatttgatctcaACAATGGAAAAATTCTTCCATCTAGAACTCGTAAATGTCAACCTTGTTGTGAGGGTTTCTTTTGTCCACAAGGTCTTGCTTGCATGATACGTAAGATATCcatttacatacatatatgttatATCAACATTATAAGTACTAAAACTTTAATCTAACATATTCATTGTTGTTTATTCTCTGATTTATGTAAACGAAGCGTGTCCGTTAGGCGCATATTGCCCGCTTGCCAAGCTTAATAAAACAACAGGATTTTGTGAGCCGTAAGTTGTTAGCTTTCTAGATTGAGTAAGTTAATGAAAAATCTTATTAGTGGATgatttaaagagtttttacaTTGCAGATATAACTACCAAATTCCTCCGGGAAAGTTGAATCATACATGTGGTTCTGCAGATAGTTGGGTTGATGCTGAGAGTAGTGGTGATATGTTTTGTTCACCAGGTTCATATTGCCCAACAACGATTCGAAAAGTCACTTGTAGTAGTGGGTATTGATTCTTTTATCTCACAACTCTTGttactttttgaaaatttgtttcatatatgaAATATTCATCATTAAGGAtgtaattaatgtttttatgtaTTACTTAGACATTACTGCAGACAAGGTTCTACGTCACAGAAACGTAAGTTtctaaaacactaaaacctaagaaaatgaattgttttataatatcaTTATCATTCATTAATTCTCTTTTTGGTGACCGTTTTAGCATGTTTTAAGCTCGCAACATGCAATCCGAATACCGcaaaccaaaatattcatGCCTATGGAGCGATCTTAATTGTAAGTTGTTAGTTAATTAGAATACATTTTGCTTTAAAATTTGTTGGAAATTATATTTTCGTTATTGTATATATAGGCATCACTAAGTCTTCTCATGATCATGGTTTATAACTGTTCTGATCAAGTTCTCGCCACTCGAGAAAAAAGACAAGCAAAGTCGAGAGAAGCTGCAGCGAGACAtgcaaaagaaacaacacaagCTCGAGAAAGG
It encodes the following:
- a CDS encoding Tetratricopeptide repeat (TPR)-like superfamily protein — encoded protein: MFEAALDVFVEMPKRVAFAWNIMISGHAHCGKLESCLSLFKEMLESEFKPDCYTFSSLMNACSADSSNVVYGRMVHAVMLKNGWSSAVEAKNSVLSFYTKLGSRDDAMRELESIEVLTQVSWNSIIDACMKIGETEKALEVFHLAPEKNIVTWTTMITGYGRNGDGEQALRFFVEMMKSGVDSDHFAYGAVLHACSGLALLGHGKMIHGCLIHCGFQGYAYVGNALVNLYAKCGDIKEADRAFGDIANKDLVSWNTMLFAFGVHGLADQALKLYDNMIASGIKPDNVTFIGLLTTCSHSGLVEEGCMIFESMVKDYRIPLEVDHVTCMIDMFGRGGHLAEAKDLATTYSSLVTDSSNNSSWETLLGACSTHWHTELGREVSKVLKIAEPSEEMSFVLLSNLYCSTGRWKEGEDVRREMVERGMKKTPGCSWIEVGNQVSTFVVGDSSHPRLEELSETLNCLQHEMRNPETFGP
- the ROT4 gene encoding DVL family protein (ROTUNDIFOLIA4 (ROT4); CONTAINS InterPro DOMAIN/s: DVL (InterPro:IPR012552); BEST Arabidopsis thaliana protein match is: ROTUNDIFOLIA like 1 (TAIR:AT3G53232.1); Has 35333 Blast hits to 34131 proteins in 2444 species: Archae - 798; Bacteria - 22429; Metazoa - 974; Fungi - 991; Plants - 531; Viruses - 0; Other Eukaryotes - 9610 (source: NCBI BLink).), with translation MAPEENGTCEPCKTFGQKCSHVVKKQRAKFYILRRCIAMLVCWHDQNHDRKDS
- a CDS encoding Tetratricopeptide repeat (TPR)-like superfamily protein (Tetratricopeptide repeat (TPR)-like superfamily protein; CONTAINS InterPro DOMAIN/s: Pentatricopeptide repeat (InterPro:IPR002885); BEST Arabidopsis thaliana protein match is: Pentatricopeptide repeat (PPR) superfamily protein (TAIR:AT2G13600.1); Has 45451 Blast hits to 13631 proteins in 250 species: Archae - 6; Bacteria - 3; Metazoa - 113; Fungi - 146; Plants - 44602; Viruses - 0; Other Eukaryotes - 581 (source: NCBI BLink).), whose translation is MSVLVRLTSKIASLAKSGRIASARQVFDGMPELDTVAWNTMLTSYSRLGLHQEAIALFTQLRFSDAKPDDYSFTAILSTCASLGNVKFGRKIQSLVIRSGFCASLPVNNSLIDMYGKCSDTLSANKVFRDMCCDSRNEVTWCSLLFAYMNAEQFEAALDVFVEMPKRVAFAWNIMISGHAHCGKLESCLSLFKEMLESEFKPDCYTFSSLMNACSADSSNVVYGRMVHAVMLKNGWSSAVEAKNSVLSFYTKLGSRDDAMRELESIEVLTQVSWNSIIDACMKIGETEKALEVFHLAPEKNIVTWTTMITGYGRNGDGEQALRFFVEMMKSGVDSDHFAYGAVLHACSGLALLGHGKMIHGCLIHCGFQGYAYVGNALVNLYAKCGDIKEADRAFGDIANKDLVSWNTMLFAFGVHGLADQALKLYDNMIASGIKPDNVTFIGLLTTCSHSGLVEEGCMIFESMVKDYRIPLEVDHVTCMIDMFGRGGHLAEAKDLATTYSSLVTDSSNNSSWETLLGACSTHWHTELGREVSKVLKIAEPSEEMSFVLLSNLYCSTGRWKEGEDVRREMVERGMKKTPGCSWIEVGNQVSTFVVGDSSHPRLEELSETLNCLQHEMRNPETFGP
- a CDS encoding Tetratricopeptide repeat (TPR)-like superfamily protein translates to MAPVQHAEGRIASARQVFDGMPELDTVAWNTMLTSYSRLGLHQEAIALFTQLRFSDAKPDDYSFTAILSTCASLGNVKFGRKIQSLVIRSGFCASLPVNNSLIDMYGKCSDTLSANKVFRDMCCDSRNEVTWCSLLFAYMNAEQFEAALDVFVEMPKRVAFAWNIMISGHAHCGKLESCLSLFKEMLESEFKPDCYTFSSLMNACSADSSNVVYGRMVHAVMLKNGWSSAVEAKNSVLSFYTKLGSRDDAMRELESIEVLTQVSWNSIIDACMKIGETEKALEVFHLAPEKNIVTWTTMITGYGRNGDGEQALRFFVEMMKSGVDSDHFAYGAVLHACSGLALLGHGKMIHGCLIHCGFQGYAYVGNALVNLYAKCGDIKEADRAFGDIANKDLVSWNTMLFAFGVHGLADQALKLYDNMIASGIKPDNVTFIGLLTTCSHSGLVEEGCMIFESMVKDYRIPLEVDHVTCMIDMFGRGGHLAEAKDLATTYSSLVTDSSNNSSWETLLGACSTHWHTELGREVSKVLKIAEPSEEMSFVLLSNLYCSTGRWKEGEDVRREMVERGMKKTPGCSWIEVGNQVSTFVVGDSSHPRLEELSETLNCLQHEMRNPETFGP